The Lottiidibacillus patelloidae genome window below encodes:
- a CDS encoding phospholipase D-like domain-containing protein codes for MRKILSIFSLAVLLIASSLPVGTTHQQVIAAGPNDIVINEIAWMGTTTSYSDEWMELYNTSSSDIDITGWTLNAQDGSPSITLSGVIPAKGYFLLEKTDDNSVNGIAADLIYSGSLSNTTEVLELRDASGTLIDSVDAWHAGDNTSKSTMERTVALSNGTDSTNWNNATATYIGGYGTPKALNSNSTEDTGSGTGGGTPPTGEQLNSVSDALHAINVYFNKSADTSYATTGNLANYNVNLENRLIQRLNEATTSIDFATYEINLPGIVDTLIAKAAEGVNVRVIADAKDATDPHYTERYETMRLYVEKMVRGADMKVGTSDDITVFSDSPMFVVEDSTKRATYGLPSQFNDFPQVTVKVGSTMTTGYLFVDAEEKNPGEYYSPGNQMHNKFALIDRKWVFTGSWNFTVTGLYGTDENMAAGILDGNQQHVVEIHSPELVDIYKVEFNEMWGSATLTPDKAAANFSTRKIDNTTKLVDVGGTTVEVYFSSGDNAVGRMTELVKNEADINTYFSIFAWSDQALVDELKYKWEGSYNDMEGTLTGFDVKGLFDASFWNQWWSASIEMTGRTASQTSINNPNVRWANPAPVYKGNESRKLHSKTMIIDADTNSDPTVIVGSTNWSTNGNDINDENMLIIHDSEITNQFVQEFNARYVQAGGTLN; via the coding sequence ATGAGAAAAATTCTATCAATCTTTAGTCTAGCAGTCTTACTTATTGCATCATCATTACCTGTTGGAACAACCCATCAACAAGTTATCGCAGCAGGACCAAACGATATCGTTATTAACGAAATAGCTTGGATGGGAACGACGACGTCATACAGTGACGAATGGATGGAACTTTACAACACTTCTAGCTCTGACATTGATATAACAGGCTGGACTTTAAATGCTCAAGATGGCTCACCTTCTATTACATTATCAGGTGTCATTCCAGCAAAAGGCTATTTCCTACTTGAAAAAACAGACGATAACTCAGTGAATGGAATTGCTGCAGATTTAATCTATAGTGGTTCGTTATCAAATACGACAGAAGTACTTGAACTTCGTGATGCAAGTGGCACGTTAATCGATTCCGTCGATGCTTGGCACGCAGGTGATAACACTTCTAAGTCGACAATGGAACGAACAGTCGCATTAAGTAATGGTACAGACTCTACAAACTGGAATAATGCCACAGCTACATATATTGGTGGTTACGGAACACCGAAAGCTCTAAACTCAAATTCAACAGAAGATACAGGTTCAGGCACTGGTGGAGGAACACCACCAACTGGTGAACAACTAAACAGTGTAAGTGACGCACTTCATGCAATTAATGTTTACTTTAATAAAAGTGCTGATACAAGCTATGCTACTACTGGTAACTTAGCAAACTATAACGTTAATTTAGAAAATAGATTAATCCAACGCTTAAATGAAGCAACAACATCAATTGATTTTGCAACGTACGAAATCAATTTACCAGGAATTGTCGATACGTTAATAGCAAAAGCAGCAGAAGGCGTTAATGTTCGTGTCATCGCTGATGCAAAAGATGCAACTGACCCACACTATACGGAAAGATATGAAACAATGCGTTTATACGTTGAAAAGATGGTGCGTGGTGCTGACATGAAAGTCGGAACGAGCGATGATATCACGGTCTTTTCTGATTCACCAATGTTTGTCGTGGAAGATAGCACAAAACGTGCTACCTATGGATTACCGAGCCAGTTTAATGACTTCCCTCAAGTGACGGTGAAAGTCGGAAGCACGATGACGACAGGATACTTATTCGTTGATGCCGAAGAAAAAAATCCTGGTGAATATTACTCTCCAGGTAACCAAATGCATAACAAGTTTGCCCTTATCGATCGCAAGTGGGTATTTACAGGAAGTTGGAACTTTACAGTAACAGGGCTTTACGGAACAGATGAAAATATGGCTGCAGGAATTCTTGATGGCAACCAGCAACATGTTGTTGAGATTCACTCTCCTGAATTAGTAGATATATATAAAGTGGAATTTAATGAAATGTGGGGTAGTGCCACATTAACGCCGGATAAAGCAGCTGCCAACTTTAGCACTCGTAAAATCGACAACACTACAAAGCTTGTAGATGTCGGCGGGACGACAGTTGAAGTTTACTTCTCGTCTGGTGATAATGCAGTTGGACGGATGACCGAGTTAGTAAAAAATGAAGCAGACATTAACACGTACTTCTCGATCTTTGCCTGGAGTGACCAAGCATTAGTGGATGAATTGAAATATAAATGGGAAGGTTCTTATAACGACATGGAAGGAACTCTTACAGGCTTTGATGTCAAAGGACTTTTCGATGCAAGTTTCTGGAACCAATGGTGGAGCGCAAGCATTGAAATGACTGGACGTACGGCTAGTCAAACGAGCATAAACAATCCGAATGTTCGCTGGGCAAATCCAGCACCCGTTTATAAAGGCAATGAATCTCGTAAACTTCATAGTAAAACAATGATAATCGATGCTGACACAAACAGTGATCCAACAGTTATTGTCGGTTCAACAAACTGGAGTACAAATGGAAATGACATTAACGATGAAAACATGTTAATCATTCATGATTCGGAAATTACAAACCAATTTGTACAAGAGTTTAACGCTCGATACGTGCAAGCTGGAGGAACATTAAACTAA
- a CDS encoding PRK06851 family protein — translation MSGKIRNYYAGGNTAKGFYNLYDSNLAGLERLFILKGGPGTGKSTLMKKVGKEWSEKGYDIEYLHCSSDNNSIDGVIIRELGCGIVDGTAPHVIEPKAPGAVEEYVNLGEAWDAKKLATQRKQIEALQTQISAAFQAAYDDYAEALAIHDEWEEFYINNMDFAKANDLTLQLITQFFGENSLNKPADIRHRFLGAATPKGPNDFIPNLTADIEKRFFIKGRPGSGKSTMLKKLVTGAEERGFDAEVYHCGFAPNSLDMVILRELGIAIFDSTAPHEYFPEREGDEIVDMYEKTITPGTDEKYASEIAEVEKRYSEKMKQGTSHLAEAKALHDDLEEIYATAMDFKKIEAIQSNIQKQITEHAGGSATDKIAK, via the coding sequence TTGAGTGGAAAAATACGAAATTATTATGCTGGTGGAAACACCGCTAAAGGCTTTTATAACTTATACGACTCTAACTTAGCTGGTCTTGAACGCTTGTTTATTTTAAAAGGCGGCCCCGGGACTGGAAAGTCTACATTAATGAAAAAAGTAGGAAAAGAATGGTCGGAAAAAGGGTATGACATTGAATATTTACACTGTTCATCTGATAACAATTCCATTGATGGAGTAATTATCCGTGAACTAGGCTGTGGCATCGTTGACGGCACTGCACCACATGTCATTGAGCCAAAAGCACCTGGAGCTGTCGAAGAGTATGTTAATTTAGGTGAAGCTTGGGATGCTAAAAAATTAGCTACGCAAAGGAAACAAATTGAAGCGCTACAAACGCAAATAAGTGCTGCTTTTCAAGCTGCATATGATGACTATGCTGAAGCACTTGCCATTCACGATGAGTGGGAAGAATTCTATATTAATAATATGGATTTTGCGAAGGCTAACGACCTAACATTACAACTAATCACGCAATTTTTCGGGGAGAACTCTCTAAATAAACCTGCCGATATCCGACACCGCTTTTTAGGAGCTGCAACTCCTAAAGGTCCAAACGACTTCATTCCAAACTTAACAGCAGATATAGAAAAGCGTTTCTTCATTAAAGGACGTCCGGGCTCAGGAAAGTCAACAATGTTAAAGAAACTCGTAACAGGTGCGGAAGAACGAGGTTTTGATGCAGAAGTATACCATTGCGGTTTTGCTCCAAACAGCTTAGACATGGTCATACTTCGTGAATTAGGAATTGCAATCTTTGATAGCACAGCTCCCCATGAATATTTCCCTGAGCGCGAAGGTGATGAAATTGTCGATATGTATGAAAAGACAATAACACCTGGGACAGATGAGAAATATGCTTCAGAAATTGCCGAAGTGGAAAAACGTTATTCCGAAAAAATGAAACAGGGAACTAGCCATTTAGCTGAAGCAAAAGCATTACACGACGACTTAGAAGAAATTTATGCCACTGCGATGGATTTCAAAAAGATTGAAGCAATTCAAAGCAACATCCAAAAGCAAATTACAGAACATGCAGGTGGAAGCGCGACCGACAAAATCGCTAAGTAA
- a CDS encoding EAL domain-containing protein translates to MKLSAQKHYCVGTTRKWIDEGWHDVKTAINVSVLQLQRPKFPQELREILEDENCHGSKIEIEITESLLRDSKSIKSIKRIKKMGVKVAIDDFGTGYSSLSTLKHVPIDCLKIDKSFIDDIHTQNEAIVKTIINMGSNLNCKIVAEGVETREQVEFLQQLDCHYIQGYYYSKPVLASEIPKIKMTIQQDTQFI, encoded by the coding sequence ATAAAGTTATCGGCTCAGAAGCATTATTGCGTTGGAACAACAAGAAAATGGATAGACGAAGGCTGGCACGATGTTAAAACCGCTATTAACGTTTCTGTTCTACAGTTACAAAGACCAAAATTCCCTCAAGAACTAAGGGAAATTTTAGAGGATGAAAACTGTCATGGCAGCAAAATTGAAATTGAAATTACCGAGAGCCTTTTACGAGACAGTAAGTCAATTAAAAGTATTAAACGGATTAAAAAAATGGGTGTTAAAGTTGCCATTGATGATTTCGGGACAGGTTATTCTTCACTTAGCACGTTAAAACACGTCCCTATCGACTGCTTAAAAATTGATAAATCCTTTATAGATGATATTCACACACAAAATGAGGCCATCGTAAAAACAATTATTAATATGGGAAGCAACCTCAACTGTAAAATCGTTGCAGAAGGTGTTGAAACACGAGAACAAGTTGAATTCCTCCAACAACTAGATTGCCACTATATTCAAGGCTACTACTATAGCAAACCAGTATTAGCCTCGGAAATACCAAAGATCAAAATGACAATTCAGCAAGATACGCAATTCATTTAG
- a CDS encoding sensor domain-containing protein has product MHYKGRLTAVAFILSFRGIWFYYYNFLYGHTLHFSEVTITILLLFPAWWIGKQFDQVSELKQKLELRKEKLLKEIRVSENRYNNFVEKSPNFVVIYDTEGKITYANKKTLSLLEAENESEVLGKSMLDFIDPIQHDEGRKRLNDALQHIPVEPIEYKVITLKKRIIYIESVVMQITDEGKQALMFVALDVTKRKEAEMLRNQQERNYESLVKTSPIGIIVHKNEKIIWVNPAALKIAGVQHEHDLIGTSLTKLIEPTKIDIINERIQKIEQGHQVKPIEYKIIRPDGSFIYAEINGYKTNFQGQDVILSFAVDITERKKQLEKINDLAYYDTLTSLPNRNLLTRHLESAITDAIENGKKGYTLFLDLDRFKNINDTYGHSSGDELLKKVTEKLKSMSLLKNEFISRYGGDEFIIVINSNKSISEVAFIAEEISSILRKPVFVRGLPMYISTSIGISIFPRDGQDSDTLIKNADIAMYTAKESGRDNYKFYSNNLYEENVRRMEIERELRTAIEKKQLYLQYQPKVEIKTNKVIGSEALLRWNNKKMDRRRLARC; this is encoded by the coding sequence ATGCATTATAAAGGAAGACTTACAGCAGTTGCTTTCATTTTATCTTTTAGAGGCATTTGGTTTTATTACTACAATTTTTTATATGGGCACACATTACACTTTAGTGAAGTTACTATAACAATCCTATTACTTTTTCCAGCATGGTGGATTGGAAAGCAATTTGATCAAGTTTCAGAGCTTAAGCAGAAGTTAGAACTGCGCAAAGAAAAGCTACTAAAGGAGATTCGTGTTAGTGAAAACCGCTACAATAACTTTGTAGAAAAATCCCCAAACTTTGTCGTTATTTATGACACAGAAGGGAAAATAACTTATGCCAATAAAAAAACATTATCGCTACTAGAAGCTGAGAACGAATCAGAGGTACTAGGTAAAAGCATGTTAGACTTTATTGACCCTATTCAACATGACGAAGGACGAAAAAGGTTGAATGATGCTTTACAACACATCCCAGTTGAACCTATTGAGTACAAAGTAATTACGCTTAAGAAAAGAATAATCTACATTGAATCTGTCGTAATGCAGATTACTGATGAGGGCAAACAAGCCCTTATGTTTGTTGCATTAGACGTGACTAAGCGAAAAGAAGCAGAAATGCTAAGAAATCAACAAGAAAGAAATTACGAATCGTTAGTTAAAACATCTCCTATTGGTATAATTGTCCATAAAAATGAAAAGATCATTTGGGTTAACCCTGCCGCTTTAAAGATAGCTGGGGTGCAACATGAACATGACTTAATTGGAACATCACTTACAAAGTTAATTGAACCTACGAAAATAGATATAATTAATGAACGTATTCAAAAAATTGAACAAGGGCATCAAGTAAAGCCAATTGAATATAAAATCATTCGCCCTGATGGTTCATTTATTTACGCAGAAATAAATGGCTACAAGACAAATTTCCAAGGTCAAGATGTTATCTTATCTTTTGCAGTAGACATTACCGAGCGAAAAAAACAGTTAGAAAAAATAAATGATTTAGCCTATTACGACACATTAACGTCATTACCAAACAGGAATCTATTAACTCGCCACCTTGAATCCGCGATTACAGATGCAATAGAAAATGGCAAGAAAGGCTATACGCTATTTCTAGATTTAGATCGCTTTAAAAACATTAACGATACGTACGGTCATTCTTCTGGAGATGAATTACTAAAGAAAGTAACAGAAAAGCTTAAATCAATGTCGCTATTAAAAAACGAATTTATTTCTAGATATGGTGGGGATGAATTTATTATTGTTATTAATAGCAACAAATCAATTAGTGAAGTTGCTTTTATAGCCGAGGAAATTAGTAGCATACTCAGGAAACCAGTTTTTGTTAGAGGATTACCTATGTACATTTCTACTAGTATTGGTATTTCTATATTTCCGCGGGACGGACAGGATAGCGATACATTAATAAAAAATGCTGATATAGCAATGTATACTGCTAAAGAATCCGGCAGAGATAATTATAAATTTTATTCGAATAATTTATATGAAGAAAACGTCAGACGAATGGAAATTGAACGAGAGTTACGCACAGCAATAGAAAAAAAGCAGCTATATTTACAATACCAACCGAAAGTTGAAATAAAGACAAATAAAGTTATCGGCTCAGAAGCATTATTGCGTTGGAACAACAAGAAAATGGATAGACGAAGGCTGGCACGATGTTAA
- a CDS encoding aminoglycoside phosphotransferase family protein produces MNLPEQFTSNIRMFFGEVGKKWLADLPNIIAYCEKRWKITVHEPYKLSFNYVAPATTKDGKKVVLKLSVPGFECAQELQALKIYNGQGINKLLDFDEEKAIMILEHIIPGEMLSTIEDEEDAVIISSKVLSDLWKPVSTHINLPTVDSRANAIKEYALKHPNGFGPIDGATLQQAAKVFTYMVDTSKETMLLHGDFHHYNVLSHDQGWIAIDPKGLIGEKEYDLSQYMLNCIPETIEAKAKTIDLRAELFAKQLSLNKERILLWGYCHAVLSLCWSVTDDEESNNKLSTSSIDAYKLLINMN; encoded by the coding sequence ATGAATTTACCCGAACAATTTACTTCTAATATCCGAATGTTTTTTGGAGAAGTAGGTAAAAAATGGCTTGCTGATTTACCAAATATAATTGCTTATTGTGAAAAGCGTTGGAAAATTACTGTTCATGAACCTTATAAGCTTTCATTTAACTATGTTGCCCCAGCTACGACGAAGGACGGAAAAAAAGTTGTCTTAAAACTATCCGTTCCAGGATTTGAATGCGCACAGGAACTACAAGCACTAAAAATCTATAATGGACAAGGTATTAACAAATTACTTGATTTTGATGAAGAAAAAGCAATTATGATCTTAGAGCACATCATTCCCGGAGAGATGTTAAGTACCATTGAGGACGAAGAAGATGCCGTGATTATTAGTTCTAAGGTGTTATCCGACTTGTGGAAACCGGTAAGCACACATATCAACCTTCCAACAGTGGACAGTCGCGCTAACGCTATAAAAGAGTATGCCCTAAAGCACCCAAATGGTTTTGGGCCAATTGATGGCGCAACATTGCAACAAGCTGCCAAAGTGTTTACCTACATGGTCGACACATCAAAAGAGACAATGTTATTACACGGAGATTTTCACCATTACAACGTCCTTTCCCACGACCAAGGATGGATTGCCATCGACCCTAAAGGGTTAATTGGTGAGAAGGAATATGACTTATCGCAATATATGTTAAATTGTATTCCAGAAACGATTGAGGCTAAGGCGAAAACAATCGACCTCCGCGCTGAGCTTTTTGCCAAGCAATTATCATTAAATAAAGAACGGATATTACTTTGGGGATATTGTCACGCTGTGCTTTCATTATGTTGGTCCGTTACAGATGATGAAGAAAGTAATAACAAACTTTCGACTAGTAGCATCGATGCTTACAAACTATTGATTAATATGAATTAA
- a CDS encoding CBO0543 family protein, with the protein MLHAFLIIFFLIASLYWGDWRKWRSFLPTIYYFSLCNLFYQYIAFVLDKKLWELKKPIYNLFLTDTIYAFVAYPAFVIWFLSNEREDAPLKHRVLRYGRWVSISLLVEYVFIKLNYIELMNGWNIGWEVFFYSTMYPMVALHHRRPLLAIILSSVMIVFYLIMFNYPIFKK; encoded by the coding sequence ATGCTTCATGCCTTTTTAATCATTTTTTTTCTAATTGCTTCCCTTTATTGGGGGGATTGGCGGAAATGGCGGAGCTTTTTACCGACAATTTATTATTTTTCATTGTGTAACTTATTTTACCAATATATTGCTTTTGTTTTAGATAAGAAGTTGTGGGAACTAAAAAAACCAATTTATAACTTGTTTCTAACTGACACCATTTATGCATTTGTTGCCTACCCTGCTTTTGTTATTTGGTTTTTAAGCAATGAAAGAGAAGATGCACCACTTAAGCACAGAGTATTAAGATACGGAAGATGGGTAAGTATTTCACTTCTTGTAGAATATGTTTTTATTAAACTTAATTATATTGAATTAATGAATGGCTGGAACATTGGTTGGGAAGTGTTTTTTTATAGTACAATGTACCCGATGGTAGCGTTACACCATCGCAGACCATTATTAGCCATTATTCTTTCAAGCGTAATGATCGTTTTCTATTTGATTATGTTTAATTATCCAATCTTTAAAAAATAA
- a CDS encoding ATP-binding protein, with product MAKAGRDPVIINNTALDSITSQMDVTVNLNIKSFLGAPIRLKNGEMYGTLCAISTELYSFSDKDIALFQSMASFLSYYIELENNESLYRQVVEKSPDGILIENNDGIIYANHSATEMLSEQESDVIGKSVASFIDIPKLHLPHSSSHPSKDIDTKKTSEMQLMKDDGKSVDIETITTPITYKEEIVSQVMLRNVTKRKEMEDLLLKAEKLTIAGQLAAGVAHEIRNPMASIKGFVQLLKASHINNEKYCEIVLTEIERINMIVNEFLYLAKPEVYQYEMHNCIAILEEVITLLDSQANMNNVQFIKNFNENLPLFECEKNQLKQVFINIIKNAIEVMPLGGNIQIIITSKEDYVYFKFIDDGPGIPKERLAHLGEPFYTTKEKGTGLGLMITRKIIEEHNGSIVFSSEINQGTIVDISLPIFQEQQVDKSKLQNSTIA from the coding sequence ATAGCAAAAGCAGGGCGTGACCCTGTCATTATAAATAATACGGCACTGGATTCGATTACTTCTCAAATGGATGTAACAGTGAATCTAAATATAAAAAGCTTTTTAGGTGCACCTATCCGATTAAAAAATGGAGAAATGTACGGAACACTGTGCGCAATTTCTACTGAACTTTATTCATTTTCTGATAAAGATATTGCACTTTTTCAATCGATGGCATCCTTTCTCTCCTATTATATTGAATTAGAAAATAATGAAAGTCTTTACAGGCAAGTAGTTGAAAAATCTCCCGATGGTATTTTAATCGAAAATAATGACGGGATTATATATGCTAACCATTCTGCAACAGAAATGCTCTCTGAACAAGAGTCTGATGTTATCGGGAAAAGTGTAGCCTCATTTATAGATATTCCAAAATTACATCTACCCCACTCCTCTTCACATCCTTCGAAAGATATAGATACCAAAAAAACTTCTGAGATGCAATTAATGAAAGATGATGGAAAATCAGTTGATATTGAAACGATTACGACACCGATTACATATAAAGAAGAAATCGTTAGCCAAGTAATGCTCCGCAATGTTACAAAGCGAAAAGAAATGGAAGACTTACTATTAAAAGCAGAAAAGCTCACCATTGCCGGGCAGTTAGCCGCTGGTGTAGCACACGAAATTCGTAATCCGATGGCCTCTATTAAAGGGTTTGTCCAATTATTAAAAGCTAGTCATATTAATAACGAAAAATATTGTGAGATTGTCCTAACAGAAATTGAACGAATAAACATGATTGTCAATGAATTTTTGTATCTAGCAAAACCGGAAGTGTACCAATATGAAATGCACAATTGTATAGCTATTTTAGAAGAAGTAATTACCTTATTAGATTCCCAAGCAAATATGAATAATGTACAATTCATTAAAAACTTCAATGAAAATTTACCGTTATTTGAATGTGAGAAAAACCAACTAAAACAAGTTTTTATTAACATTATCAAGAATGCAATCGAAGTTATGCCTTTAGGTGGAAACATCCAAATCATAATTACTAGTAAAGAGGATTATGTCTATTTCAAGTTCATTGATGATGGACCTGGGATACCGAAAGAACGCCTTGCACACCTTGGTGAACCTTTTTACACAACCAAAGAAAAAGGAACAGGACTAGGGTTAATGATTACTCGAAAAATTATTGAAGAACATAACGGTTCAATCGTGTTTTCAAGCGAAATTAATCAAGGAACGATAGTCGATATATCTCTACCCATATTTCAAGAACAGCAAGTAGACAAGAGCAAGCTGCAGAATTCAACCATTGCCTAA
- a CDS encoding ABC transporter permease, translating to MRVKALIFRIIKQFFHDKRTLALMIVAPMLILWIMSLVFNGEKYTPHIAIVDVPAQMLTILDGQDLTLTEMSNTEAEKAITSQEVDAIITIEGNSPVITLEGSDPAANKTVLFAIHSALQRTGEKEQLFQPTIHYLHGSDDMAAFDNFGPVLIGFFVFFFVFLISGVAFLRERTGGTLERLLASPLRRWEIVLGYVGGFGIFTLLQATLIAFFSIEVLDMIMVGSFFYVLLITLLLALTALTLGTLLSSFASNELQMIQFIPLVIVPQAFLSGLFNMDTVADWLANLSVIMPLTYGAEALRDVMIRGAGWEVIAHNVYVLLGFSLTFMLANVFALKKHRKI from the coding sequence ATGAGGGTGAAAGCATTAATATTTCGCATTATTAAACAATTCTTTCATGACAAGCGGACCTTGGCGTTAATGATCGTCGCCCCAATGCTCATTTTATGGATTATGTCTCTCGTCTTTAATGGCGAAAAATATACGCCGCATATTGCAATCGTAGATGTTCCGGCGCAGATGCTGACGATTCTGGATGGGCAAGATCTTACACTGACTGAAATGAGCAATACAGAAGCAGAAAAGGCGATTACCTCGCAAGAAGTTGACGCGATAATTACAATAGAAGGAAATTCGCCAGTGATCACGCTAGAAGGTAGTGACCCTGCAGCAAATAAAACGGTTTTATTCGCTATTCATTCTGCGTTGCAACGCACTGGGGAAAAAGAACAATTGTTCCAGCCTACTATTCACTATTTACACGGTTCAGATGATATGGCTGCTTTTGATAATTTTGGCCCTGTGTTAATAGGCTTTTTCGTTTTCTTTTTCGTTTTCTTAATTTCTGGGGTAGCCTTCTTACGTGAACGAACGGGTGGCACATTAGAACGATTACTAGCAAGTCCACTTCGCCGTTGGGAAATCGTTCTTGGCTATGTTGGCGGATTCGGTATTTTCACTTTACTTCAGGCAACATTAATCGCTTTTTTCTCCATTGAAGTATTAGATATGATTATGGTCGGGTCGTTTTTTTATGTGCTATTAATAACACTTTTGCTAGCATTAACTGCCTTAACGCTAGGCACGTTATTATCGTCTTTTGCTAGTAATGAACTACAAATGATTCAATTCATTCCGTTAGTCATCGTTCCGCAAGCATTTCTATCAGGACTCTTTAACATGGATACCGTTGCTGATTGGTTAGCTAACTTAAGTGTTATCATGCCTTTAACATACGGTGCTGAAGCGCTGCGCGATGTGATGATACGCGGTGCAGGTTGGGAAGTTATCGCCCACAATGTCTATGTGTTACTAGGATTTTCCCTCACCTTCATGTTAGCGAATGTCTTCGCACTAAAGAAACATCGGAAAATTTAA
- a CDS encoding ABC transporter ATP-binding protein: protein MYGKQEVLSTIELAVNKGEIFGILGPSGAGKTTLVKIIAGIEHATTGRTMILSSQMPNLNTMENIGYMAQSDALYNELTALENLKFFGEIYGLKGKELKQRISKVLEIVNLTDHVRKNIHQYSGGMKRRLSLAIALLHEPDVLILDEPTVGIDPVLRQQIWAALNAIRAHGTTILVTTHVMDEAEKCDKLAMLRDGKLIAIGSPQALKDETSATTIEEAFLTFGGARG from the coding sequence ATGTACGGAAAACAGGAAGTCTTATCAACTATTGAACTAGCAGTTAACAAGGGAGAAATCTTTGGTATTCTCGGCCCATCTGGGGCTGGAAAGACGACTCTCGTAAAAATTATTGCTGGCATTGAACATGCGACTACGGGGCGCACTATGATACTAAGTTCACAAATGCCTAATTTAAATACGATGGAAAACATAGGTTATATGGCACAATCTGATGCACTATATAATGAATTAACTGCATTAGAAAACTTAAAATTCTTCGGAGAAATTTACGGATTGAAAGGGAAGGAATTAAAACAGCGCATCTCTAAAGTCCTAGAAATCGTAAACTTAACGGACCATGTAAGAAAAAATATACATCAATATTCTGGCGGCATGAAACGAAGGCTCTCCTTAGCTATCGCACTACTGCATGAACCGGATGTCCTCATTCTTGATGAACCAACCGTTGGGATCGATCCAGTATTAAGACAACAAATATGGGCAGCCTTGAATGCGATACGTGCACATGGCACAACAATTCTTGTAACGACACACGTGATGGATGAGGCAGAAAAATGTGATAAGTTAGCGATGCTTCGCGATGGTAAGTTAATTGCCATTGGTAGCCCGCAGGCACTAAAAGATGAAACTTCTGCCACGACAATTGAGGAAGCCTTTTTAACGTTTGGAGGTGCTAGAGGATGA